DNA sequence from the Paenibacillus azoreducens genome:
TCGTCCCGTTAATTGTTCTGACCGCGCCTGCTCCGGCACCGTATTTCTTCGCGGCTTGGATCGAAGCATCGACCAGTCTCTCATCGGTAGCCAATCCCAAATAATTGTTGGAAGACAGATTAATCAGCGTTTTGCCGTCAATCTGAATGGTCGGTCCGTTCGGACCTTGAAGCGGATCAATGACGTTGTAGAGCCCTTTGCTTTTTAAAGCCTCAATGTTTTCCGTTAAAAACCGGTCGAGTGCATGACTGGACATAGGGAATCCCTCCTAAACATACAAGTGTCTATTCACAGTGGACTTGGATATTTCATAAAACCCTGATATACAAGAGATTAACTATCATCAATGTAGCATCTTTTTTTCGTTTTGTACATCCACCAAGGACACTAAAATCCATAAAATTTTAGTTTTTTTATTTTCTATAGATAAACATGGATGAACTGCCCGCTCCATCTTCCATCTGGTAAGTTGAAAAAGTGTCAAAAGTGCAACTATTTCTATTTTTCCAGACAATTATGGCTAGGAAGCTTGCAAAAATGCATCCTTTTTCCACCTTTTGAGCATAAGCAGATGATTCATGATTCAATTAGTGCACTTTCGCAACAATTTCGCGTTGCACGCCATCAAAGGCTTGAAAAGGATGTACTTTCGCAGGCTTTCCTCTATTTCACATGACTCAGCTGTCTGAAAAAGGTTGTACCCTGAATCAATTTCAAAATGGATTTATATCGAGTGTTTGAACTTAGATATCGATTCATCTTATATTTATCGATCTAAATCTATATAAGTCGAACCAATGATTATGAACGGAAGGAGGAAGCCGGGTGAAATGTTCTTTTTGAATCGCTGCCCGCTCCCAGATTTCTATGATTTGAACCTGATCCATTGTTATTCATAGGTCTTCATCCATAGGCTTTCCAATTTTTGCGCCTTTCTAACGGAATTCCATCTTCTGATATCTAAAAACTAAAAAGAGGGTTGCCAAAAACATAAAAAAGAGCTAATGTGAACGTATATGAACGATATGAACATAAATGAACATAAAGGGAGTGTTTAATGTGGAAAGAAGATATGCCTCACATCCACGGGAAGTAAAACAATTTGATACGGCGCGTTTGCGCGAAGAATTCCATATTCCGGTGCTGTTTACGCCTGACCGTCTGGAGATGGTGCTGACGCATGAAGACCGTCTGATCATCGGTGGAGCTTTCCCGGTGAAAGAAGACGTCAAGTTGGAAGTAGATCTGAAAGAACTGGGCGTCTCCTTCTTCCTGGAACGCCGTGAAATCGGTATCATCAACGTCGGTGGAAAAGGCATCGTCGTTGTGGAAGGCAAAGATTACGAACTCGATCATAAAGAATGCCTGTTTGTCGGCATGGGCAACAAAGAGGTTGTTTTCAAGAGCGTGGATTCCGCGCAGCCGGCCAAATTCTATCTGAATTCGGCTCCTGCCCATCAATCCTATCCAACTCATAAAGCAACGCTTGCGGAAGCAGAGTCGGCTGATCTGGGTTCAATTACGAATTCCAACGAGCGTACGATTTACCGTTTCATCCATCAGGACGGCATTCAAAGCTCGCAGCTGGTTATGGGTATGACACTGCTCAAAACGGGGAACATGTGGAATACGATGCCTGCCCATGTCCATCCTCGCCGGATGGAAGCTTATATGTATTTTGACCTGCCGGAGGATGCGGTTGTGATCCATTTGATGGGTGAACCGAACGAAACGCGCCATATCGTGATGAGAAACGAACAGGCCGTCATCTCGCCAAGCTGGTCGATCCACAGCGGTGTAGGCACAAGCAATTATACATTTATTTGGGGTATGGCCGGCGACAACAAAATTTATTCCGATATGGACCCGGTTGACATAAAAGAATTAAAATAAACATATTCGTTCTTTTTACCCTGATTTGAAATGAGGCTTGTTCATGAACCCGATACTGCGGCACGAGAAAATTATGGAAGTCCTGCTGACGAACAAAGAAGTTACCGTGATCGAATTAAGCGAAATCTTGAAGGTGACGGGAAAAACCATCCGCGAAGACTTGACCAAACTGGAAGAACAAGGGTTGATCCGCCGCGTTCATGGCGGCGCCGTTCTGGCCCAAGCGGATCAATTTGGCATCTTGCCGTCAAAGGAACCGATTACCAAACACCTGGATATGAAAAAAAGCATCGCGGCGGCAGCCATGCAGCGGATTCTTCCGGGTGACATCATCGCGCTTGACGGGGGCAGCACGACGCTGGAGATCGCCCGCCACATGCCTAATCAACAGTACACGGTCATCACCAACGATGTGCATATCATCAGCGAACTTTCCAAAAAAGATAAAATTAATCTCGTGGTTCCCGGAGGTTACCGGGTCCGCAACATTCTTACCGGTCCCGAAGCCGTAGCGTATGTCAAGCAGCTGAATATTCAAAAAGCGTTCATTTCCGCAACCGGCATACATTTGGAGCACGGACTTTCCGTTTACACCGGAGAATTGATTGATTTCAAACGCGCATTGATCGATACCGCGCGGGAAACCATTGCGGTGATCGACCACCATAAATTCGGGCAGACCGCGCTTCGCACATTTGCGCAGCTGCAAGAGATACACTGTTTGATTACGGACGATGGGCTGCCGGAAGCCATGCTTGCGGAGTACCGCAAAGCAGGTATTCCAATCAAGCTGAGCGGCGGCCATTGATCCCCCACCTATTACCAAGGAGCGGATGATTGTATGAAACTTTTTAATTTGGAAGGTAAAACAGCATTAGTAACCGGTGGATCCGGCGGCTTGGGACAAGGCATCGCCCTCGGACTGGCTGAAGCAGGCGCCGATATCGTAAGCGTATCCCGCGGCTCTTCCCAAGAAACCGTCGATAAAGTCAAAGCAATAGGACGCAAAGCGCTTGACATTGACGCCGATTTGAGCGATGCATCGAAACTGCAGGAAGTTTTTGATCAAGCGTTGTCTCTGACTGGACATATCGATATCCTCGTCAACAACGCAGGCATCATCCGCCGGACACCGGCCAAAGATCACAGCGATAAAGACTGGTATGATGTGATCGACATCAACCTGAACACGGTGTTCCTGCTTTCGCAAATCACCGGCAGACATATGCTTGAACGCGGCAGCGGCAAGATCATCAACATCTGCTCGATGCTGTCCTATCAGGGCGGAATCAATGTTCCGGGTTACACGGCAAGTAAACACGGCGTAGCAGGCCTCGTCAAAGCTTTCGCCAACGAGTGGGCCGGAAGCGGCATCCAAGTCAACGGCATCGCGCCAGGTTACATGGAAACGAATAACACTGCGCCGATCTTGGCCGATGACAAGCGCAAAGCCTCGATCACGGAGCGCATCCCTGCCGGACGCTGGGGGACGCCTGCCGATCTTCAAGGCGCAGCCGTTTTCCTCGCTTCCTCCGCTTCGGATTATGTCAACGGACATGTCCTTTGCGTGGATGGCGGATGGATGGCAAGATAAACGAGGTCATCCGAGGCTGCGTACAAAGAAACTCCTAAGAATTGAAAAGCAATCATACATTCAATATGTAAAACGGCGTGCACATTTGCACGCCGTTTTTTGCGATTATATTCATTATGCATTTACCCATCCGGCTCGCCAAATAAAATCCCCCTCCCTGCAGGAAATCGGGACAATAAAACTTCCACTCTGCAAAACTCGATGCTGCATTTTTGTCTCCGCAAAGCTGCTTATTGAAGCGTACGTGTCGCCGCATGATCGGCAGCCTTGCCGCGCCCGCTCCATTTGATCGAAAACAGCGCGGAAACCAGCGCCAATATGACGAAAACAACACCGACCCACGCATTGTAATATACCGATGAGCCTTCGATGACGATTCCTCCGATCGCCGAGCCCAGCGCGATGCCGATATGCGAAGCCGAACTGTTCAAGCTTTGCTGGATATCGGCCGATTCGGGCGCGGATTGGATCAGGTAACTTTGCAGCGACGGCGAGATCGACCAGCTGAGGCCGCTCCAGACGATCATAACGATAAGGCAGACAACTGCCGAAAAGGTCGAGAGCGGCATCAGAAACATCACAATGGCAAAAATGCTCACGATTCCCAAAATGCTTTTTTCCGCACCGAATTTATCCGTAACCCATCCCCCAAAACCGCCGCCGGTTACCGCAGCGATTCCGAATATCAAATAAAACAGACTGAGCGCGGAAGGGCTCAAATGCAGCATTTCCTGAAGAAAAGGCGTCAAATACGCATAGAGCGTCAAATGCCCCGTCAACATCAAAATCGAAATCAAATGTGCGGAAATGATTTTTCCGCTTTTCAGTGAAGCCAACTGCCGCCGCAACGGAACTTGTACCTCCGGTGTGGTGCGGGGGATAAAGACTCGAATTGCCACGAGCGATACAACTGCCAGCAAAGTGATCATTACAAATGGGGCGCGCCAGCCAAACGAATTGCCAAGCATCATCCCAAACGGTACGCCAAGTACCAAAGAACCGCTCACGCCCATGAAAATAACGCCGATTGCTCTGGCCTTATATTCTTTCTCCGCCATTTGCGCAGCCATTGTGATCGACATGACGGTAATCAGCGCCCCGCTTGCCGCGGATAAAATCCTTGCAATCAGCATCGTCACTAAATTGGGACTGACAATAGACAGCAAATTTCCGAAGATAAATACGAGCAAGGCGCATTGGTACAGCTTTTTCCGCTCCATGCGCGCAGTCGCCGCCAGCAGCAGCGGGCCCGATACGGCAAAAATAATGGAATACAGCGTGATCAACTGCCCGGCAGAGCTTAAGGAAATATGCAGATCTTTGGAGATCAAATCCAGAATTCCGCCTACGATCAGCTCAACCATCCCTACCACAAAACAGGCAATTGCCAAAATATATATTCTAAAGTTCATACGCCGGTTCGTTCCCCTCTCTAAGATGTCTCATTTGGTTACTACCGTAATGGTAACTTATATGCACGAGATCATCAAGCCCAAATTTCAGAGAAGAAAATCGTTTACCGTTGTACTTACAATGAAGACAGACCGCTCCATCATCGAAGAAACCCCGCATTCCGCCTAAAGCGCAAATACAAAAAGACGGATAGAGTCTCTTCTATCCGCCTTAGGCTTCACAGACCGGAATTAATACCGCAGCTGCATCAGCTGGGTCATAATTTCTTTGTCGTTCAGCATAATATCCTTGTATTTGGTTGTGATTTTGCTCAATAGAATATCGTGGTGGAAATAATCCGTAAAAAAGCGCACAAACGGCTGCGCTCTCGTTTTGATCGCCTGCCAGGCCTCTTCCTCCACGCCCGCAAAAAGCACTTCCGCATCGTCGACGATAAGCAATCTGAAACGTTCAAGCGTAACATGTTCCCTACTTGGCTCCATGATAACCAGGCTTTTCAGACTGCTCTGGATTTCGCCGACAGCAAGCGCTTCTACCCGTACCCCAGCCCGTTCCTTCTCCTCCAAAATGGGCAAATAGAGCTGAAAATCATCCTTCCAGGACGAAAATCGAATCGAGTCTCCGGCATCAAGCAGCATCTGCCGGATCTGGGCTTCAATGGAGGTATCCGCTTTTAAGCTCCAGACCCGGTCGTCCACGATTTCTTTTTGTAATTTTTGCCGCTCCAGTTCCTTGATGTCGGATTGAAACTCGGAGGTCAACTTCTCGATGACCAGCGGGAGCGGCAGCGCCGTGTACAGTTTCTTCTTTTCCGAGATCGATTCCAGCACCATCCCTTTATCTACCATTCGGGATATAACCTCGTAAATTTTGGCTTTGGGCACGCCGGAATGCTTTACGATCATGGATGCATCCAGGGGCTGCACCGTAGCCGCCAATGTTTCATACACTTTGCTTTCATACTGGGAAAAACCGAATTTATGCAACAAGTCATCCAACTCCCGATCTTTCGAACTTGGTATTAATGTACCATAATTCCGGTATCCCAAGTCAATTTCATAATGCCAATGGCTGTTTGAATCCATTATGAAATGGACTTCCCTGCATTTATTCGTAACTTAACGCATCAATCGGTTTCAAACGCGAAGCCTTATAGGCCGGATACACGCCAAACAGGATGCCGATCCCCACCGCGCTAAGGAAGGACAGCAGGATGGGCGGAAGCGTAATCAGAATCGGCAAATCGGCGAATTTCTCAAGCAAAGCCGCCGCTCCGATGCCGAACATAATGCCAATCACCCCACCCAGCATGCTAAGTATAACCGCTTCGGCCAGAAACTGTGTCATAATATGTCCGCGCCCCGCCCCGATCGCCTTGCGTATCCCGATTTCGCGCGTTCTTTCCGTCACGGACACAATCATAATGTTCATAATGCCGACGCCTCCGATCAGCAAGGATATCGCCGCAACCCCTTGAAGCAGATTGGTCATGATCCGGTTGACGCCCTGGGCCGACTTCAAATATTCCTTTTGGGTTTCGATTCTGAAATTCCTGGCTTCGCTCGGCTTCATCTTATGCTGAAGCCGGAGCGATTCTCCGACATCGCTGCTTGCTTTGTCGATCAGTTCCGGTGTTTTGGCTGAAATATACATCATGTCGAATTTTTTCGCACCAAACCGTTTTTTCATCGTCGTAATAGGTATATATAACTGATCGTTTTGGGTGTTAAAGCTGTTCAATTTTTCAAGCACGCCGATAACCGCGTACGGAATCCGGTTGATCTGGATCGTCTGGCCGATTAATTTCCCTTTGTCTCCGGAAAACAGACGTTTCGCGGCCTCGCTTTCAAGAATAACCACATTCATTCCGTGCTCAATCTCATACTGGGTAAAATTTCTGCCTTGCGCGAATTTAAATCCGAATACCCGGTCAAACCGCTTTAAGGTTCCCTCGACTTGAATATCGTAATTCTGAGGTCCTCTAGCCACCTTCGCGCTGGCTGAAGCTCCTTTAGGAGCCACGCCGGCTACGGTGTCCAGTTTTTCAATCCTTTGAACGTCATCCAGTGTCATCCGGCTGGCCTCATAAGAATTTCTTCCGTTTTCGGAATAATCCGGAACGTAAGAATAAACAAAGATCACGTTATTGCCCATACTCTTAATTTCTTTTTCAATGCTGGCCGTTGAGCCTTTGCCGATGGCTACGATCGCGATAACCGCTCCGACCCCGATGATGATCCCCAGCATGGTCAGCAGGGAGCGGAGTTTATTGGCCAGCAGGCTCGCAAGCGACACGCGCACGATTTCCATTACATTCATCTGCCCGTTTCCTCCGCCGCCAGTCTGCGGTTCATGATGACCCTCGAACCTTCGATCGCGCCGCCACGGAAATCGACTAACCGTTTGGCATATTCCGCCGTTTCCATTTCATGCGTGACAAGCAAAATGGTTACTCCCCGGTCGTTCAGCCTTTGGAAGATCTCCATGATTTCCATGCTTGTTCGGCTGTCAAGAGCGCCCGTAGGTTCGTCCGCCAGCAAAATCACCGGATGATTTACGAGCGCCCGCGCGATGGACACCCGCTGCTGCTGTCCCCCCGACAGTTCGCTTGGTTTATTTTGAAGCCTGTCCCCGAGCCCTACCTGAATCAAAGCATCGGTCGCCCTTCTGCGGCGTTCCTTGGCGGGAACTCCCGCGTACATCATCGGCAGCTCCACATTGGCCAGCGCCGTTGCCCGCGGAAGGAGATGAAACTTTTGAAATACGAACCCGAGTTTTTGATTTCGAATGATCGCCAGCTCATGCTCCTTCGCCTCCAGAATCGAATAGCCGTCGAGATTGTATTTTCCAGAGGTCGGCCGATCCAGACAACCGATCATGTTCATCATCGTCGATTTTCCCGACCCGGAGGGACCCATAATAGCTACAAACTCCCCTTCGCAAATGGTCAGGTTTACCCCGCGGAGAGCTTCTATTTTCTGATCCCCTACATGATATATCTTTTTCATGTCTTCGATTTGGATTACCGTTTTCATACGCTCCCCCTTATTCGTGTTTACACGTCTGCCCGTCTAACCGACTGGGACGCCGAAATCTGCGTTTTCCGCAGGAGGTACGGCCGGTATAACGACGGTGGCTCCTTTTTTCACGCCTGATTTAATTTCCACGCGGTCAGTTGTGTAAATACCGATTTCGACGGGCTGGAACGTGTAATTTTCGGGATGAGCCGGGTCGGACGCCAGATACACGCCGTCTTGGCCGCCTTCCGATTGCAGCGCAGCCAAAGGGATATACATCACGTTGTTATGCGTAGCAAGTTCCACCGATATCTGCATATTCATCCCTGTCTTCAGCGTTCCTTCCGGATCCTGAATCGAAAGCTCCACGCTGTAAGTCGTTACCCCTGAGTCCGTCACGGCTTGCGGTGAAACGAAGGTGATTTTGCCCTCATACTCTTTGTCAGGGTATGAATCCGTACGCATGACCGCTTTAAGCCCGGTTTTCATTTTCGCAATTTCGGTTTCGTCTACTTTGGCCAGCACCTTCAACTGGTTGGAGTTCGAATTGTTCATGACGATAAATGGAGCGGTCGGACTTGTCCCGACGTCCCCGTTCACCTTCAAAATCAATCCGTCCCACGGAGCGGTGATTTGCAGCTTGGACAGCTCGCTTTTCTTTTGTTTCAGATCCGCTTCCGCCTGCTGTACGGCAGCTTCAGCCGACATTACCGCGGAGACCTCTGGCGGAGCTTCGACATTTTTTAAACCCTTCAAGGCGGATTGGTATGAAAGCTCGGCTTCCTCTTCCGCCTGCTTGCCTTTCGTCACTGTTTTCTCGTACTGCAGCTCCGCGTTGTCGTACTCTTTTTGAGCTTTATCC
Encoded proteins:
- the kduI gene encoding 5-dehydro-4-deoxy-D-glucuronate isomerase; protein product: MERRYASHPREVKQFDTARLREEFHIPVLFTPDRLEMVLTHEDRLIIGGAFPVKEDVKLEVDLKELGVSFFLERREIGIINVGGKGIVVVEGKDYELDHKECLFVGMGNKEVVFKSVDSAQPAKFYLNSAPAHQSYPTHKATLAEAESADLGSITNSNERTIYRFIHQDGIQSSQLVMGMTLLKTGNMWNTMPAHVHPRRMEAYMYFDLPEDAVVIHLMGEPNETRHIVMRNEQAVISPSWSIHSGVGTSNYTFIWGMAGDNKIYSDMDPVDIKELK
- a CDS encoding DeoR/GlpR family DNA-binding transcription regulator, which encodes MNPILRHEKIMEVLLTNKEVTVIELSEILKVTGKTIREDLTKLEEQGLIRRVHGGAVLAQADQFGILPSKEPITKHLDMKKSIAAAAMQRILPGDIIALDGGSTTLEIARHMPNQQYTVITNDVHIISELSKKDKINLVVPGGYRVRNILTGPEAVAYVKQLNIQKAFISATGIHLEHGLSVYTGELIDFKRALIDTARETIAVIDHHKFGQTALRTFAQLQEIHCLITDDGLPEAMLAEYRKAGIPIKLSGGH
- the kduD gene encoding 2-dehydro-3-deoxy-D-gluconate 5-dehydrogenase KduD gives rise to the protein MKLFNLEGKTALVTGGSGGLGQGIALGLAEAGADIVSVSRGSSQETVDKVKAIGRKALDIDADLSDASKLQEVFDQALSLTGHIDILVNNAGIIRRTPAKDHSDKDWYDVIDINLNTVFLLSQITGRHMLERGSGKIINICSMLSYQGGINVPGYTASKHGVAGLVKAFANEWAGSGIQVNGIAPGYMETNNTAPILADDKRKASITERIPAGRWGTPADLQGAAVFLASSASDYVNGHVLCVDGGWMAR
- a CDS encoding MFS transporter; protein product: MNFRIYILAIACFVVGMVELIVGGILDLISKDLHISLSSAGQLITLYSIIFAVSGPLLLAATARMERKKLYQCALLVFIFGNLLSIVSPNLVTMLIARILSAASGALITVMSITMAAQMAEKEYKARAIGVIFMGVSGSLVLGVPFGMMLGNSFGWRAPFVMITLLAVVSLVAIRVFIPRTTPEVQVPLRRQLASLKSGKIISAHLISILMLTGHLTLYAYLTPFLQEMLHLSPSALSLFYLIFGIAAVTGGGFGGWVTDKFGAEKSILGIVSIFAIVMFLMPLSTFSAVVCLIVMIVWSGLSWSISPSLQSYLIQSAPESADIQQSLNSSASHIGIALGSAIGGIVIEGSSVYYNAWVGVVFVILALVSALFSIKWSGRGKAADHAATRTLQ
- a CDS encoding TrmB family transcriptional regulator, with the translated sequence MLHKFGFSQYESKVYETLAATVQPLDASMIVKHSGVPKAKIYEVISRMVDKGMVLESISEKKKLYTALPLPLVIEKLTSEFQSDIKELERQKLQKEIVDDRVWSLKADTSIEAQIRQMLLDAGDSIRFSSWKDDFQLYLPILEEKERAGVRVEALAVGEIQSSLKSLVIMEPSREHVTLERFRLLIVDDAEVLFAGVEEEAWQAIKTRAQPFVRFFTDYFHHDILLSKITTKYKDIMLNDKEIMTQLMQLRY
- a CDS encoding ABC transporter permease, with translation MNVMEIVRVSLASLLANKLRSLLTMLGIIIGVGAVIAIVAIGKGSTASIEKEIKSMGNNVIFVYSYVPDYSENGRNSYEASRMTLDDVQRIEKLDTVAGVAPKGASASAKVARGPQNYDIQVEGTLKRFDRVFGFKFAQGRNFTQYEIEHGMNVVILESEAAKRLFSGDKGKLIGQTIQINRIPYAVIGVLEKLNSFNTQNDQLYIPITTMKKRFGAKKFDMMYISAKTPELIDKASSDVGESLRLQHKMKPSEARNFRIETQKEYLKSAQGVNRIMTNLLQGVAAISLLIGGVGIMNIMIVSVTERTREIGIRKAIGAGRGHIMTQFLAEAVILSMLGGVIGIMFGIGAAALLEKFADLPILITLPPILLSFLSAVGIGILFGVYPAYKASRLKPIDALSYE
- a CDS encoding ABC transporter ATP-binding protein, translated to MKTVIQIEDMKKIYHVGDQKIEALRGVNLTICEGEFVAIMGPSGSGKSTMMNMIGCLDRPTSGKYNLDGYSILEAKEHELAIIRNQKLGFVFQKFHLLPRATALANVELPMMYAGVPAKERRRRATDALIQVGLGDRLQNKPSELSGGQQQRVSIARALVNHPVILLADEPTGALDSRTSMEIMEIFQRLNDRGVTILLVTHEMETAEYAKRLVDFRGGAIEGSRVIMNRRLAAEETGR